In one Hypanus sabinus isolate sHypSab1 chromosome 11, sHypSab1.hap1, whole genome shotgun sequence genomic region, the following are encoded:
- the selenop2 gene encoding selenoprotein Pb: MGLERTSFAILFGLIISLAAAQNDIGICRVAPHWQIGNQIPMEEQSGQITVVALLKASUSFCLKQAAGLGKLRDKLVHHGLTDIHYMIVNDKTFESRIMFQKLISNAPKDIPVYQQSRFQPDVWHILGGVKDDIFIYDRCGKLTFHVTPPYSHLQFRYVEAAIQATYNRDICGNCRSNNNTLEMVSSPSTGQN; the protein is encoded by the exons ATGGGGCTGGAGAGAACTTCATTTGCCATTCTTTTTGGGTTAATAATCTCCCTGGCAGCAGCACAGAATGACATCGGAATCTGTCGGGTGGCTCCTCACTGGCAGATTGGCAATCAAATACCAATGGAGGAGCAGTCTGGACAAATTACCGTGGTGGCCCTTCTCAAAGCAAGCTGATCGTTCTGTCTAAAGCAGGCTGCCGG ATTAGGCAAATTGCGTGACAAGCTTGTCCATCATGGCCTGACTGACATACATTACATGATTGTGAACGATAAAACATTTGAATCCAGGATCATGTTTCAGAAGCTCATATCCAATGCTCCCAAAGATATCCCTGTTTACCAGCAATCACGATTTCAACCTGATGTTTGGCATATCTTGGGGGGTGTCAAGGATGACATCTTTATCTATGATAG ATGTGGTAAATTGACCTTTCATGTCACGCCACCATATAGCCACTTGCAGTTCCGCTACGTTGAAGCAGCAATTCAAGCTACTTACAACAGAGACATCTGTGGGAACTGCAGATCCAATAACAACACACTGGAG ATGGTCTCATCACCCTCTACAGGACAAAATTAA